A genomic window from bacterium includes:
- a CDS encoding trypsin-like peptidase domain-containing protein — MHTQRDQHLLIIAGVIGLIVGGLSGVVGGMLVATGKLGPLTSYFPSAFTEERGDRDVAAVRLSEESSTISVVRAASPAVVSIVVRKDVSRTPRGNFFDFGDLFKLGIPLTPPARDGADAGPSLRKVGGGSGFVVTSDGYIVTNRHVVLDDDAEYAVVLADDRELTATVLDRDPIHDIAILKVSADEPLPVLPLGNSDEIEIGETVIAIGYALSEYRNTVTKGVISGVNRRVIAGNGLGDSEEIHEAIQTDAAINPGNSGGPLLNLRGEVIGMNTAVSQEGQLVGFAIPVNLVTQAVESVVREGRIVRPWLGVRYVMVDVALATDESLPVAYGALIVRGPTPADVAVVPESPADRAGLHVNDLIIAVDGRRVDEVHPLVSHIARASAGATVQITFIRDGSERTIPVTLGEFPEK, encoded by the coding sequence ATGCATACGCAACGTGATCAACACCTCCTCATCATTGCGGGGGTCATCGGCCTCATCGTTGGTGGTCTCTCTGGTGTTGTCGGCGGTATGCTCGTTGCCACCGGCAAGCTCGGACCGCTCACGTCGTACTTCCCCTCCGCCTTCACCGAGGAGCGCGGGGACCGCGACGTCGCAGCGGTACGTCTGTCGGAAGAGTCCTCCACGATCAGCGTCGTCCGCGCCGCGTCGCCGGCGGTGGTTTCGATTGTCGTCCGGAAGGATGTCTCCCGGACACCGCGTGGAAACTTCTTTGACTTCGGCGACCTCTTCAAGCTCGGCATCCCTCTCACGCCACCTGCGCGCGACGGTGCGGATGCGGGGCCTTCACTGCGAAAAGTGGGCGGTGGCTCCGGTTTCGTCGTCACCTCCGATGGGTACATTGTCACCAATCGGCACGTCGTGCTCGACGATGACGCGGAGTACGCCGTAGTACTCGCCGACGATCGCGAGCTCACGGCGACCGTGCTCGATCGGGACCCCATCCACGACATCGCCATCCTCAAGGTCTCCGCGGATGAGCCGCTGCCGGTGCTTCCGCTCGGCAACTCCGATGAGATTGAGATCGGCGAGACCGTCATCGCGATTGGCTACGCGCTTTCGGAGTACCGCAATACCGTCACGAAGGGTGTCATCTCCGGGGTCAATCGTCGCGTCATCGCCGGCAATGGACTCGGCGACAGCGAGGAGATCCACGAGGCGATTCAGACCGATGCCGCGATTAATCCGGGAAACTCCGGCGGTCCGCTCCTCAACCTCCGTGGTGAGGTCATTGGCATGAACACTGCGGTGAGTCAGGAGGGGCAGCTCGTGGGCTTCGCGATCCCCGTGAACCTCGTCACGCAGGCCGTCGAGAGCGTCGTGCGCGAGGGGCGGATCGTCCGGCCGTGGCTCGGTGTGCGCTACGTCATGGTGGATGTGGCACTCGCCACGGACGAATCATTGCCCGTCGCCTACGGCGCACTCATCGTCCGTGGGCCGACTCCCGCCGATGTCGCCGTCGTGCCGGAAAGTCCCGCAGATCGCGCCGGTCTGCATGTCAACGACCTCATCATTGCCGTGGATGGCCGCCGCGTGGACGAGGTGCACCCGCTCGTTTCGCACATCGCGCGCGCGAGTGCAGGTGCGACGGTCCAGATTACCTTCATAC
- the ybeY gene encoding rRNA maturation RNase YbeY, which produces MRLRHHVVDVDIVRYARAPLSDAQVVRAVRAAQRAGGRRGSVDVSFVGTQRMRKTNRITHGEDTATDVLAFPDGGDAVSLGELVICPQIAKRSAQRAGEPWPREIIRLLVHGTLHLCGYDHAEPTDAARMFQLQERLVRSVAP; this is translated from the coding sequence ATGCGACTGCGCCATCACGTCGTTGATGTGGATATCGTCCGCTACGCGCGCGCACCACTCTCCGATGCGCAGGTTGTTCGCGCGGTGCGTGCTGCGCAGCGCGCAGGCGGTCGGCGGGGGAGCGTGGACGTCTCATTCGTCGGGACGCAGCGGATGCGGAAAACGAATCGCATCACGCATGGGGAAGATACCGCGACCGATGTTCTCGCATTCCCCGATGGAGGTGATGCCGTATCGCTCGGCGAGCTTGTCATCTGTCCGCAGATTGCCAAGCGCAGCGCGCAGCGCGCGGGGGAGCCCTGGCCACGGGAGATCATCCGCCTCCTTGTCCACGGGACGCTCCACCTCTGCGGCTACGACCACGCCGAGCCAACCGATGCCGCACGGATGTTCCAGCTCCAAGAGCGGCTCGTGCGCAGCGTTGCTCCCTGA
- a CDS encoding diacylglycerol kinase family protein, protein MSLPPRFLQSSGHALRGIAVAVRHERHVRIELVAFTVVLFLGFLVRLQPWEWIAILLVSSFVLVVELVNSAVEYLLDLLKPRLHDYARDVKDVLAGAVFLAAFVAVVVGCIIFLPYLS, encoded by the coding sequence ATGTCACTCCCTCCTCGTTTTCTCCAGAGCTCCGGTCACGCACTCCGCGGCATCGCGGTGGCGGTTCGCCATGAGCGTCATGTGCGCATCGAGCTCGTCGCGTTCACCGTGGTACTCTTCCTCGGTTTCCTCGTACGTCTCCAGCCCTGGGAGTGGATAGCAATCCTCCTTGTGAGCAGTTTCGTGCTCGTGGTAGAGTTAGTGAACAGTGCCGTGGAGTACCTCCTCGATCTCCTGAAGCCCCGTCTCCATGACTACGCGCGCGATGTGAAGGATGTTCTCGCCGGCGCGGTATTTCTTGCAGCGTTCGTCGCGGTGGTCGTCGGTTGTATTATCTTCCTCCCGTACCTCTCCTGA
- the ftsA gene encoding cell division protein FtsA, with product MRDLICGIDVGSRTIRMVAGESLEDGRGVRLIGAVELPSAGIRRGTVTSMEDAIASIAAATEQLERMSGAPIRSVFVGVSGPYVAVRSSRGVVAVARTDGEVQEGDIERALEAARAGATPPNFEVLHIIPRVYALDHQEGIRDPIGMTGARLEVEASIIQAVSTHIRNLTTSIFKAGLVIDDLVLGSLATAEAVTTPRQRDLGVAVANIGATTTSVVVEEEGDVIHIATIPIGAEHVTSDIAIGLRIALDQAERLKLAVGTAMASGIKKQEEIDLEEVAGGEPERVSRRYVAEIIEARMEEVFEKIDRELTVAGCSGSLPAGIILVGAGAKLPGIVEVARRKLRLSVAVGRPCAVDSVIERVFDPGFATATGLVIWGAAGGDRGGRKNSVVQAMFRPLNTIVDRTKHAVRGIFS from the coding sequence ATGCGCGATCTCATTTGCGGCATTGACGTTGGGTCCCGCACCATTCGCATGGTTGCGGGGGAGTCCCTGGAGGACGGACGCGGTGTGCGTCTCATTGGTGCGGTGGAGCTACCCTCCGCAGGCATCCGACGGGGCACCGTCACCAGCATGGAGGACGCGATCGCGAGCATTGCCGCAGCCACGGAACAACTTGAGCGGATGAGCGGCGCGCCGATCCGTAGCGTGTTCGTTGGCGTGTCCGGGCCGTACGTCGCGGTGCGTTCCTCGCGCGGTGTCGTCGCGGTCGCACGAACGGACGGGGAGGTCCAGGAGGGCGATATCGAGCGCGCGCTCGAGGCGGCACGGGCCGGTGCCACGCCGCCAAACTTCGAGGTACTCCACATCATCCCACGCGTCTACGCGCTTGATCACCAGGAGGGCATCCGTGACCCCATAGGCATGACGGGAGCGCGATTGGAGGTGGAGGCATCTATCATCCAGGCCGTCTCGACGCACATTCGGAATCTCACGACCTCCATCTTTAAGGCCGGACTCGTGATTGACGACCTCGTGCTCGGCTCGCTCGCCACCGCAGAGGCCGTCACCACACCCCGCCAGCGCGATCTCGGTGTTGCAGTGGCGAACATTGGCGCCACGACCACGTCCGTCGTCGTGGAGGAAGAGGGTGATGTCATCCACATTGCGACGATTCCCATTGGTGCGGAGCACGTCACATCCGATATCGCTATTGGACTTCGGATCGCACTGGATCAGGCCGAGCGTCTGAAGCTCGCGGTGGGCACCGCCATGGCGAGCGGGATTAAGAAGCAGGAGGAGATTGACCTGGAGGAGGTCGCTGGAGGAGAGCCCGAGCGTGTTTCGCGGCGGTACGTCGCGGAGATCATCGAGGCCCGCATGGAGGAAGTGTTCGAGAAGATTGATCGCGAGCTCACGGTAGCGGGATGCAGTGGTTCGCTCCCCGCGGGGATTATCCTCGTGGGAGCCGGCGCGAAGCTCCCGGGAATCGTGGAGGTTGCCAGGCGAAAGCTTCGGCTCTCGGTCGCGGTGGGGAGACCGTGTGCTGTGGATAGCGTGATCGAGCGCGTGTTCGATCCCGGCTTTGCCACGGCGACCGGACTCGTCATCTGGGGGGCAGCAGGTGGCGATCGTGGTGGACGGAAGAATTCGGTGGTTCAAGCAATGTTCCGTCCGCTGAACACAATAGTTGATCGCACGAAGCACGCGGTTCGCGGCATCTTCTCTTGA
- the ftsZ gene encoding cell division protein FtsZ — protein sequence MGEVKPKIDAAAKITVIGVGGGGGSAVNRIIRSKLKDVNFVAANTDLQALHQNLAQKKIHLGKSITRGLGAGMDPEVGRKAAEESQNEIRDVLSGSDMVFVTCGLGGGTGSGGGPLIAQIARDLGCLTIGVVTKPFAWEGAHRTQIAEAAYQQMREHVDALVTIPNDRILSIIDKKTSLLEAFEICDEVLKKGVRGIAELITVPGEPNVDFADVKTVMRQSGSALMGIGEASGENRAVDAAKAAVSSPLLESSIDGARGILYGIACGPSLTMHEVQQISEVVTASADPSAKIIFGVSIDETLKKDAVRVTVVATGFDTTYQPTASAVGEGANAERAAFRPPKYFGRVSESTDRKRIHEREVREAEIAAEKEPIHASGVSDQDEELAIPTFIRRKLG from the coding sequence ATGGGAGAAGTGAAGCCAAAGATTGATGCCGCGGCGAAGATCACGGTCATCGGTGTTGGTGGCGGTGGCGGTTCGGCGGTGAACCGCATCATTCGCTCGAAGCTCAAGGATGTGAACTTCGTTGCAGCGAACACGGACCTCCAGGCGTTGCACCAGAACCTCGCACAGAAGAAGATTCATCTGGGGAAGAGTATCACACGCGGCCTCGGCGCAGGCATGGACCCAGAGGTTGGGCGCAAGGCAGCTGAGGAGAGTCAGAACGAAATCCGTGACGTACTCTCCGGATCGGACATGGTGTTTGTGACGTGCGGACTCGGTGGCGGGACGGGATCAGGCGGCGGCCCGCTCATTGCGCAGATCGCGCGCGATCTCGGATGCCTCACCATTGGTGTCGTCACCAAGCCGTTCGCTTGGGAGGGTGCCCACCGCACGCAGATCGCAGAGGCGGCGTACCAGCAGATGCGCGAGCACGTGGATGCGCTGGTGACGATTCCGAACGACCGCATCCTCTCTATTATTGACAAGAAGACCTCACTCCTCGAGGCGTTTGAGATTTGCGACGAGGTACTCAAGAAGGGCGTGCGTGGCATCGCTGAGCTCATCACGGTTCCCGGAGAGCCCAATGTGGATTTCGCGGACGTGAAGACCGTCATGCGTCAGTCCGGCTCCGCGCTCATGGGCATTGGCGAGGCGAGCGGTGAGAACCGCGCCGTGGACGCAGCGAAGGCGGCGGTTTCCAGCCCGCTTCTCGAATCGAGCATTGACGGTGCGCGCGGTATCCTCTACGGGATTGCGTGTGGACCATCGCTCACGATGCACGAGGTCCAGCAGATTTCGGAGGTGGTCACCGCGTCTGCCGACCCGAGCGCGAAGATCATTTTCGGTGTCTCCATTGATGAGACGCTCAAGAAGGATGCCGTGCGTGTGACGGTGGTTGCGACGGGGTTTGACACCACCTACCAGCCAACCGCGAGCGCGGTGGGCGAGGGTGCGAATGCAGAGCGCGCAGCGTTCCGACCGCCCAAGTATTTTGGAAGGGTCTCGGAGTCCACAGACCGGAAGCGCATCCACGAGCGCGAGGTGCGTGAAGCGGAGATCGCTGCGGAGAAGGAGCCCATCCACGCCAGTGGCGTGAGCGATCAGGACGAGGAATTAGCAATCCCCACGTTCATCCGTCGGAAGCTCGGGTGA
- the nrdR gene encoding transcriptional regulator NrdR — translation MYCPKCRSKETRVLDSRVSPDGVAIRRRRECVRKPCSFRFSTLEEIAILDLGILKRDGRRESYSREKLLGGLRKAFERRPITAEELRKLVAAIERDLQLLRKAEVRSTVIGDLILKHLRKVDEVAYVRFASVYESFDGLASFRKVLETLTNTRKKKRGRTRSVPSATAKRSGHTSTK, via the coding sequence ATGTACTGTCCAAAATGCCGCAGCAAAGAAACTCGCGTCCTCGATTCGCGCGTTTCGCCCGATGGCGTCGCGATTCGTCGGCGGCGTGAGTGTGTTCGGAAGCCGTGCAGCTTCCGATTCTCCACGCTGGAGGAAATTGCTATCCTCGACCTTGGGATCCTCAAGCGAGACGGTCGTCGGGAGTCGTACAGTCGGGAGAAGCTCCTCGGCGGACTGCGCAAGGCGTTCGAGCGCCGTCCGATCACCGCAGAGGAGCTCCGCAAGCTCGTCGCGGCAATCGAGCGCGATCTCCAGTTGCTCCGGAAGGCGGAGGTGCGCTCGACGGTCATCGGTGACTTGATCCTCAAGCATCTCCGAAAGGTGGATGAGGTTGCCTACGTGCGGTTCGCCTCCGTGTACGAATCGTTCGACGGTCTCGCAAGTTTCCGGAAGGTCTTGGAGACGCTCACGAACACGCGCAAGAAGAAGCGAGGACGCACGCGCAGTGTTCCTTCTGCCACTGCGAAGCGTTCTGGTCATACCAGCACGAAATGA